TTCACAGAACATTGCATGAAGGTCTTTGTAACAACCTACAGATAACCTAAACAGAACATTCCCTACTGGTTATTTTCAGGTTTAATTTTTAGAACCATAAACTACACTTgcacatgtttttttgtgtgacaACCTACCTGCACTGTGCTCCTCTACAGTGTACGCCTGACTCTCTGTGAACGGAGCTCTGGGATTGGTTGGCCGCTCGTCGTCATGGTAACTTTGTGCCGTCTGAGGCTGAGGAGTGTCGTAGTAGTTCTGGCTGGTTTCTGCGTTCCTCTGACCAGACTGACGCAAGCACAGGTGCGTTTCTGGGATCGCGTGAAATAACAACAGCACCCAACCCTCGGTCACCAACGCAACGGCTAACGCCGGTTCATCCCAATCCTTCGCCACAGTCGTGATGCCAGCATCGCCGTAGAGATAGAGACCGAGCCAGGCGACCCAAAGAAGAAGTGATGACAGACATGCGAGGAAAAGCCAGACGGCGTTGCACCTCCACTTCATCCTCATCCTGCTTGACTCCTCTCTGTTGCTCCCTCCACATAACACCACAGCCAATGACAACATGCTGGCTGCTAGCAACAAAGCTAGAGCATAGCTACACACCAACACAAAGTCTAAAGGCAGGTAATCGCAGGCTGCATGTCCCTCACGGACCACCGTAAGCAGCAGCCACTCTCCAGCAATTATACCTTGAACCAAAGTGAGTGCGAACGCCAATCCAGCAAGAGAGCTCCCTGCTGGGCTCCGCCTTCCTCCAGCCAGCTTCTTCAGCCTCACTCCCTGCACCagcaaacaggagaaacacatCGCGAACAGTGCCCCCCACAGCCCGCGCCGCACCATGCAGAGCACCTCGCCACGCCCCACCAGGAAGACCAGCGATAGGCTGAAGAGACCCATCGTTCCAGCCAATAGGAGGAGTAGAGGACCAACGCCACAACGCTTTTCCGGTTCCGTTACTGTTTTTAGCTTAGCTAAAAGTACTACAGCCAGAATCAAAGCGGATACGGTACCGCCACAGGCTATGGCCTCCAGCACCACGCCCCACACGGACTCCAGATCACACAAAACTCTGTAGGGCGGGTCCACTGTAGCACCACACCCATGTGGAGGGGGCGGGGCCGCAATCTTGGGCGCGTCCTCAAGAGcacagcagccaatcagaaagAGAATGAAGACGAGGGTGGGCTTCAGAGCCATGGCTGTAagagaaagaacaaaaaaatgtttgttttccatttgtttttctgtgtaaattcaaaagtatattttgtttttaacgcGTATAGTGTGCATGATGCAAATTCCGTCACCAGAATAGCATGCACGTACTGTACGTGCACCACCAGTATAGTATGTGCATACACTGGTCATATATGTGCATTGAATTAGTTTTGGACTAATAACTTGTTCGACAAGATGGCAGCAGTGGCCTGGGCCATTTTTATCACAGTAGAAAACAAAATTCCTGAACTTTAGTTCAAAAGACTACAAAGATATTTATCGGTCATACCTTCTGGAGAAAAGTAATGCAGACAAACTTTCTAGAACACATGTGTCAGCTGTCTGATTTGTTCAGTGTTGCCAGGTGTATGATCATTTTCGTATTTGtatgataattttgacctttgTACGATGtacaatcaataataaaaatcccataatgtacaatattttaagaattttgtGACACTTCAAATGATGGTCATTGTAATCATAGTGCTTCTATACCCAATGATCTAGCAGTGAATCTTACATCAACCGAGCCCTGCTTTTAAGCCAACGAGCACTATGTTGTGGTCCATGACGGCATCAAATGTGTACCGCGAAAGGACCCCCTCAACATTTGGCAACACGCAGGCTTACGATGACAGCGACTCAGAGGTGGAGTTTGGAACTTTCAACTAAGGCTAATTATTTATCTATTGAGGTAATTTGCAGGTCATGTCAAAAATTTGTTTGTCTAGACAAATAGCTGTATTCTGTACATTTGACTTGAATATGATCATTTTCTtctaaatacaataattttgaGCTTCTGGTATGATACTTGGACATTTCCAATCTGGCAACACTAGAGTTGTGTATGCTATCAAATGAAGTACACTTTGAAAGGCTATAGCTCTCAACAGTATGCATATGCTAGCTTACGCATACAAAAACATATACTTTGGGCTTAAGGATTTCACAatcttttttcattaaaaagatatTAACCAGACCGACTGGCTCAGAGATGAATCACAACAGGTCACTATGAAATGACATTCGCAACGACACCTCTTCTCGACCTTAATCAAAGTCCCTTTCAAGGAACGTCTGTTCACTTGGCAGCCATATTTGCAATGCCTCTGGGCAGCTCATCCAAGACCAAGTCCTAtctaaataacaaaacaaaatctgaaatgcACTGCCTCatgaatgttgtttcaaatgctcaaatgatgttaaaaaagcttttatgtCAGCTTAGACCAGCCAATGTGCATGTGCAATCATAAGAGTGAGTTTTAGGTTTCTATGGGAATCGGAGATTGGCTGTTTTATTCAGAAGGCGGGACTATTCCACTATATTGTGCATTGCAGTTTCTCCCATTCATACAACTATTAGGATTTCAACCATCTTTGTAtatctatccaccttattctttaacaCAAAAGTAAGCCTCTGggcgagacttctggttcattagccactacaGGGAAATAATAAGGGAAATAACAATGTCTAGTAAATGGTAagactgtttgcactacaaaatgtgttataattaatataacacattaaaataatatggtaagacacaccaatttgcaatatcaagcagcaaaatgagctgttttgtacagctataAATAGCTGGATGCCAGTTAAGCTAAATTagataaaatgttcaaatggcCGCACCCACTCTTACCTGAAAAATAGGTGGATAGTCTTTAATTAGATAGACGCCATATTGGAACTTAACGCGGATGAAAACAAGGCTGTTAGCCTACCGTATTAACAATGGCACAGCCTAATATTCACAACTCACGATATTTAAAACTGATTAATCGAGTTTTTAAAAGAGGTTTCTTCATTTCATtggtattttgttaatttgcacagtccaactatgacgacttccgctatgagaaacccggaaatgtgagaaaggtccatccAATTGGCTTTATGCACAGCTGCACTACTTCCTGAACTTCAGCCAGCTCCTTTGTTTCCTGTCTGCCATTATTGGACAAACTGATCACCTGGATTAATCAGTTTGTCCAATAATGATATAACTAACTTTCTTCTCGTTCGAGAATCTATGCCACTATATACTTAACAACAGGTAAGTTAAGAAAAAACATAGCACAAACCTGTACACTTCTTTGTAttctttatttagtacttacaGCATAAAGCCTTGCAAATTGTGcatcaaatcaaattaaaagcGACAGTATACAACATAATACTACACTGattataactataaaataagtgtgcattacaattttacagAGTGTAGGTTGGCAGACGTCTTGCTGTAAGTTCCATTTCCATAGCAACAGCAGCTTCTCTGGTTTGGAATGTtgctaaatacattttgtgaaaagaaaagaatggaACTTTAGAACGTTTCACTTTTATGATTTTGTTATATCTGCTTGTGTGATTTAGATACATGGTTACATGGTTAATATGGTTAGGCTACTACGTTTTGCAGCTGCATTTGCTCATCCTCTGCCGCCGATTTGTAAAAGCCGAGTGTAAGGATGCGTTTGTCTCGCATCCTCTACCCCTTATAAACCCCCGACAGTTGCTATGGCAACCAGAGGCGCGCGTGGGCTGGCCTAGATGGATCTGCACGCAATTTATATAAAGAACCAGGAGCCagaaacacacgcacacataaacacaagcaGTCGTGTTTAAATCGGAGTTATTTAAAGACAGCAAAACAAGGCTTAAATAATAGATCTGCAAACAAAACAGTTGTATAAACCACATCAAATAGTGTAACTCACCTTATGAGCTCAGATTGTATTGTAGATAAAGCCTTGAAGCACTAGTCGATGTGTATGTATTAGTGCAGGAGAGTTTCTGCACGCATTCCCACAATCCAAATCTCTTCTTATCGTGTGGGAATTATCCTGAAAAACACAAACTCCTGCAGTGACATCGCAAACGAACGCCGCGCGTTTTCTCGGTGCTCAATAGTTGAAAACCAGTGACAGAAAACCAGCTGATGTGCGACAGACAGCTTCACACCCACACACTACATCTGTAAGAGAGCATCCTTAATTCTCGATTTCGCCGCTTCTTCCGTCTTTCAGCCTCTTTGTGACAGCGTTAAATCTCCTGTTGTCGTGCGAGCTGTTGCTGCGCGGTTTCCTCCGCGTTCAGTAGAGGGTGAAATTCACGTCTGATTGAATCTAGACCTCACTGGACCGCTGTAGTCCATCCTCACTTGTCACATGCATCTTTCTCTCTGAAGGGCATCATTTGCAGCATTGTGACTGCTGCTGATGCAGAGCCTATAAATAAACCACAGCAAACTCTTCAGCAATCATGCTTCGCTCTCATCATGATCCAAACGGTCAAACTTCTATCCTAAAGATCTCCAGTTAGACCTCTCACTGTCATAGACAACTGACAGGCTACACACTCACTCACAGCCAGGTGTGTGTCCACGTGTAATGTCTTGAGGGAGTCTTATGTAATAAAGATCCCATTGCTTCAGGTCATACGTgtcattagtgtgtgtgtgtgtgcgagagagTGTCTCTTTAAGTAGCCTTCAGATAATCCTGTCCAGTGGTGCAGTGAGCCATCAGAGTATTACAGAGTCTCCTCACCTCTCCTTTCATTATATGTAGGTGCTAGTAGGTAGAATGTTTAGCTAGTAACCAGTACAGTGAATATGGGATCTGAGAGGTAAAATGTAATTAGAGATATGCAATTCTACTAGCACCTACAAAACCTGAGGCCTCGCACACACCCTCAGAGAGATATGCGTCAGCAGACCGTAACGTAGGACTCCAGATTAGTGCTTGTTGACGATTAGGTTAAGCTGCATTCAGATGACTTGCTAAACTGCACTCGTTCAGCAGAACCTTGAGAGCTGAATGTTTTAGGTAAGGTAGCCTTAAGAACATTCAGGTTTGTTTTGTACAATGCATAACAAGCTAATAGGGATCGCTCTTAGAATTTTGGCAGAACGTTCTGGCAAAGATCTCTTAAAGTTCAAAACAGacatgcactaccagtcaaaagtttttgatcagtaagatttttaatgtttttgtttttctccaagTCTCATCAagcttgaatttatttgatccaaagtacagcacaaactgtaaaattgtgaaatatttttactatttaaagtaactgctttctattgatcaaagctgaaattttagcatcattacgccattctaatatgctgatttgctgttcaggaaacatttgtattattattatcaatatttaaaacagttgagtaaattcttcttttttttttttcaggatattttgattaatagaaagatccaaagatttttccgaaataaaaagcttttgtaacgttatactataccgttcaaaagcttggagtcagtataatttttgggaaagaaattatagaaattaatacttttatttggcaaggatgctttaaattgatcagaagtgatgataaagacattaataatgttacaaaaggtttctatttcagataaatgctgtttttctaaactttctattcttcaaagaaacctgaaaaaatgatactcagctgttttcaacatattaataaatagtaataaattacattttaaaatatatttaaatagaaaacagttattttaaatagtaaaaatacttcagtattttacagtttcttttgctgtactttaaatcaaataaatgcaggcttggtgagcagaagagacttaaaatcttactgttcagaaacttttgactggtagtgtacttccAGCAACGTTAACAAAATGTGCATTCATTCTCAAAATGTTAGCACAAAAATGTAGATTACATtgtgcatgtttttaaaaaaacacattttagttgAATATTCATCTAACACTTATCTaatgttactttttgttttagaatgttcagagaacattctaAAGTAACGTCCCCATCATGTTCGCAAAATGCAATTGAATGAAAAGGAATTCAAAGTGTGAAACCCTTCATGAATACAGCGGTAAAGATGCTGAGCTGGTAATACCTGTACTGACTTAACTTCACAGACAGATTATCCTCACTGCTGTCTTTATACTAACAGGTTATTAGGACACAGAGGACACAGCCTCGGatcagttgaaaaaaaatcatatataggtgcatctcaaaaaattagaatatcatgaaaaagttcatttttttattgtaatttattttaaaaactgaaactttcatatattctagattcattacatgtaaagtaaaatatttatatgttttaattttgatgagtagagcttacagctcatgaaagtcaaaaatccagtatctcaaaatattagaatatttcctaagatcaatcaaaaaacagatttgcaaaaaaaaagaaaagttcaagttttttaaagtatgttaatttaTGCACTTAATACTTGGTCGGCAGCACATATTACATCAAATCACTTGCTCCTAgttagcacaaattacagcatcagtgaagTGTGGTACTACTGAGCCTTCAGAttgtctgtatattgttggatcgactgtttctcatctttctcatTAAAATATACCATAGATGctcaatggggttcaggtcaggcatgttggctggccagtAAAGCACAGTAAtctcatggtcagcaaaccacttggaagtgtttttgcactgtgggcaggtgctgaAGTCCTGCTgtaaaaggaaatcagcatctccataaagcttgtcagcagatggaagcataaaatGCTCCATAATCTCCTGGCAGACAGCTACATTGACTTTGCACTTGATAAAATACAgtagaccaacaccagcagatgtcaTGGCACCCTAAATCATCACTGACTtaagaaacttcacactggacttcaagcagcttggattctgtgcctctccagtcttcctccagactctgggaccttgatttcaacatgaaatgcaaaatttacttttatctgaaaagaggattTTGGACCACtaagcaacagtccagttcattttctctttagcccaggtaagatgcttctgatgttgtttctgtttcagaagtggcttggtgGCTTTTCCTGAAGACGAGTGTTGTGACTCTTGATGCGATGACTCCAGCTTCATTctactccttgtgaagctctcctAAGTGTCAtcaatcatcaaaattaaaacaaaaaaacttttgaaatgttttactttatatgtaatgaatctagaatatatgaaagtttaatttttttaatttctttttcatgatattcaaattttttagatgcacctgtatatatatatatataatcagatTCAAGTcagaagatttatttatttatttatttttcgttTTTCTCTCTCAGTAATTCAAATGAAACTCTACTGTCAGGTCAAGTCAAGGTTTAGTGTCGTCATTCTCCTGCACAGTGGAAAATGGACTGATGTAGAATCACAGCCTCAGGCACTGACACAGTACTGTCGTATCAACTCATGCACTGAATTACCAGctatttgtcaaaaataatgataatgtcATAAATCTAAAGGTAAAAATTAGAGTGTAATGGTTTACTATTTTGTTCATTTCTCCGCGTACATCGCTTCTTTTCAATGCATTGCGAAGCTAATGATGGACTTCAAGTTTTGTAAGCACGTTTCATTTGTTGCTGTTTCCTTTATTAGCCACTAGAGAGCGTCCTAGTacctcatttttgttttggggttAGCGGATCTCAGTTAGCGGCTTCACCTGCTTGCTGTATTCCTCTCTTCAGATTGTTCTTTACCAATGTTGAGGCTGGGGTGAGATTATCTGTAAACACACTGCTGGgaacatttttgtctttttttaaagctatttttatttattgaaaaatatgtTTCATTGTTCCATGAAGATTGATGATTGACTGACCATTGAATTCAACACTTCCAGCTCTAAACTCTTTTTGAATGAGCCTCTTTTTGAGCTATTGTAAAATCCCAGCTGTTTCGTTAATGTTTCGTGTTATGATGGCAATTACAGAAAAATAGCTGGGATAATAGAGATATGCACACCTCATTAGTATAAGTCGTGTTGTTTATAAGTTTCATTTCTCATTGTGAGCCAtgttcatttataaaacattaccTTTTGTTATATTACTCTCATCCgctatataaaacaaataggTTCATTGGTTAAGTTTGAAAAGTTAATCACTGAATCATGCATACTGTTtcttatattatgtattaaaacacagaaaacagtatATGATAGGATATATTGCACTTGTAACATGCTAATATTTGCCTGCTGTATTTTCATAATCCTTTAGTTTTctaattctttttttcccattaaCAGCCTgacatgtttatttttgatgctaatcatgctaacaacttgctattaacatgctaatcatgctagaaacatcctaTCCTGGTAACATGCTtatcatactagaatcatgttagcgagatgctagtaccttgctaatattgctagcaacatgctattaacatattaatcatgctagcaacatcctagtaacatgctaatcatactagaatcatgctagcaacatgttagtaacatgctaatcatgctaacacatgatagtaacatgctagtcatgctagcatcatgctataacatgctagtaacatgctaatcatgctagaaacatggcaGCAACTTTATAGTAACATGCTgatcatactagaatcatgctagcaacatgttagtaccttgctaatcatactagaaacatgctagcaacatcctagTTACATGCtgaccatgctagaaacatgctagcagcatgctagtaacttgctaatcatgctagaaacatggcaGCAACTTTATAGTAACATGCTgatcatactagaatcatgctagcaacatgttagtaccttgctaatcatactagaaacatgctagcaacatcctagTTACATGCtgaccatgctagaaacatgctagtaacttgctaatcatgctagaaacatgctagtaacttgctaatcatgcatatttatgcatatgttggactatgggggcgtctattttgctatttttaccgcaacaaaACTTCAGAAAATAATTTACTGATGCGATGAGCATACTGTCggttttccccacaaggagtctaaacgtcCCTGGATATCGAGTAAAATCCACACTGAGAAACTGCTTCCATGGCTGCAGCGTCATGAAaagcgtcggcatgtttacatcctgctaGGATGACAtttagcgtttcttgtctctgctgtttgtaagCTGTTTCactagctgtggtctactaaaagcctgaAAGGCATCAGGggtaaagtggagagaacaaagacacaggtctttaggaagttttattcgtccacaggcatcttcccattcttttctcctctacTTATCACTAgaaaaagcagtgaagactcaCATTATTTCCTTTGTTGACCTTCAactaaaaattacaaccaaaagccgcacaatgtggcatcatatcagcattttattttccaagttgtgttgcggtaaaagtacaggtagtgccagtagctcacctaATACAACCATTTCATTTCaccaaaataatggcgccccccatagtccaaaatatgtataaaacaatgttgattttttttaaataaaataaatcttttatagtttttttttttttttttttgctatatattcagtaagagacatcaatTACCttatacaagtcttaatacccggggttTCCCTTTAAAAGCTCATTTTGGAAGCTTGTAAGGACAGCATGTGCTGAGTATATAATGACTAATGCTGGGTACAcactaaaagatttttaaaatcttgtaaGATCTTCAAAATGTGAGAGAACACAAACATGAGGACAAAAAATCCTTGATTTAACTGTTTTGCTCCTGTAGTGTGTGGTGTGCCGCGATGTCACGAAGACAGCAACCCACAC
This genomic window from Labeo rohita strain BAU-BD-2019 chromosome 1, IGBB_LRoh.1.0, whole genome shotgun sequence contains:
- the gprc5bb gene encoding G protein-coupled receptor, class C, group 5, member Bb: MALKPTLVFILFLIGCCALEDAPKIAAPPPPHGCGATVDPPYRVLCDLESVWGVVLEAIACGGTVSALILAVVLLAKLKTVTEPEKRCGVGPLLLLLAGTMGLFSLSLVFLVGRGEVLCMVRRGLWGALFAMCFSCLLVQGVRLKKLAGGRRSPAGSSLAGLAFALTLVQGIIAGEWLLLTVVREGHAACDYLPLDFVLVCSYALALLLAASMLSLAVVLCGGSNREESSRMRMKWRCNAVWLFLACLSSLLLWVAWLGLYLYGDAGITTVAKDWDEPALAVALVTEGWVLLLFHAIPETHLCLRQSGQRNAETSQNYYDTPQPQTAQSYHDDERPTNPRAPFTESQAYTVEEHSAVLQTGGYHNGLIRPAVPFRSHVYQPTEMALLMNAGQIPTAPPNFTGRHLW